The Cucurbita pepo subsp. pepo cultivar mu-cu-16 unplaced genomic scaffold, ASM280686v2 Cp4.1_scaffold002144, whole genome shotgun sequence nucleotide sequence ATGAAGAGAACAACATAATGAGGTATtacattgattttgtttttacctTTGAATCAATGAATGCCACTTTCTGAAGAAATccgaagaagatgaagaggcAATCGAAAAATTGGGGAAAATCAAAATCGGCGAACAAAACTGAGACGACTTCAAATTCCTATGACGAATTCTGAGGAATCCGACGATGAAATCTCGTCAATCGATTCTTCTTCGTCGCTGATTTCAAATTCCTGAAAATATCGGAGAATTATTGATTGATTTTACGTGGAAGCAGATGAATCCGGAACTTAGAAATCGAGAAATAGCTTCGAGGTTAGAGATCGGAATTTACCTGAAATTGTAAGTCGGTGAATATCTTCTCTCGCTCCTTCTCTCTGAGACTTCGCATCGGAGAAATCCTCTGATCCaagtcaaatcaaattaagcAAACGAACAACAGATAAACACGAATCAACCGATTGAAACTTGAAACTCGCGAAAAAGATTGTTTACCATACAGTACGATCTGAGTTCCTTCAATCTGAATAACCTGTCGACCTCCATCTCCAGATCCCTCTGCACCTCACTTCTCTGCAAAATCTCCTTCCTCTGCATCTCCAATACCATATCCCTCTCTCTCAACATTTTCTCCGTCCGTTCACCGTCTAATCTCAATCTCTCAAGCTTCATCTTAACCGCATTGAGTTCATCCGCCAGAGACAAATCACATGACTCTGTCCTCGTCGCCGTCGCGTGAATCGGCGGTTCGTTCTCCTTATTGGCATCTCCGGATAG carries:
- the LOC111786615 gene encoding high mobility group B protein 6-like (The sequence of the model RefSeq protein was modified relative to this genomic sequence to represent the inferred CDS: added 109 bases not found in genome assembly) encodes the protein MQALHQPLATPHDLPLKSGRRPLQPRNSLSNHVPTVSKIVKSKAERVEIPLSGDANKENEPPIHATATRTESCDLSLADELNAVKMKLERLRLDGERTEKMLRERDMVLEMQRKEILQRSEVQRDLEMEVDRLFRLKELRSYCMRISPMRSLREKEREKIFTDLQFQEFEISDEEESIDEISSSDSSEFVIGI